The Deinococcus sonorensis KR-87 genome includes a window with the following:
- a CDS encoding ABC transporter substrate-binding protein translates to MKRSMLFLTAALGLVALSGAQAATITIATVNNPDMVTMQKLTPEFNKVYPDITVKWVVLPENELRQKVTLDVASGAGSFDVATVGAYEVPIWAKNGWLDPLTPMFAKNPTIAKSYNVNDIIPGVRTALSQNGNLYAVPFYAESSMTFYNKDLFKKAGLTMPANPTWQQIQGFAAKIHNPSGGVYGICLRGLPGWGENAALFTTMVNTFGGRWFDQNWQAQLNTPAWKNTLTFYVDTLKKYGPPGATSNGFTENLTLMSQGKCGMWVDATVAAGFLSDPTSSKIVNTVGFANAPTGPGTPRGSHWYWSWNLAIPKSSKQEDAAFKFITWATSQDYIALVAKTKGSWASVPPGTRTSTYNNPAYKKAAGAFSSLVLNAINTADVTKATKDPVPYTGIQYVAIPEFQALGTQVGQYIAGALSGQTSIDQALQQAQAAATKVAKDGKYQK, encoded by the coding sequence ATGAAACGATCCATGTTGTTCCTGACCGCCGCGCTGGGCCTGGTGGCACTGAGTGGCGCCCAGGCCGCCACCATCACCATTGCCACCGTGAACAACCCGGACATGGTGACGATGCAGAAGCTCACCCCGGAGTTCAACAAGGTCTACCCGGACATCACGGTGAAGTGGGTGGTGCTGCCGGAGAACGAGCTGCGCCAGAAGGTGACGCTGGACGTGGCGAGCGGCGCAGGCAGCTTCGACGTGGCGACGGTGGGCGCCTATGAGGTGCCGATCTGGGCCAAGAACGGCTGGCTCGATCCGCTGACGCCGATGTTCGCCAAGAACCCGACCATCGCCAAGAGCTACAACGTCAATGACATCATCCCCGGCGTCCGCACGGCCCTCTCGCAGAACGGCAACCTGTACGCCGTGCCGTTCTACGCCGAGAGCAGCATGACTTTCTACAACAAGGACCTGTTCAAGAAGGCCGGGCTCACCATGCCCGCCAACCCCACCTGGCAACAGATTCAGGGCTTCGCGGCCAAGATCCACAATCCGTCGGGCGGCGTGTACGGCATCTGCCTGCGCGGCCTGCCCGGCTGGGGCGAGAATGCCGCACTGTTCACCACTATGGTCAACACCTTCGGTGGGCGCTGGTTCGATCAGAACTGGCAGGCGCAGCTGAACACCCCGGCCTGGAAGAACACCCTGACCTTCTACGTGGACACGCTCAAGAAGTACGGCCCTCCCGGCGCCACCAGCAACGGCTTCACCGAGAACCTGACCCTGATGAGCCAGGGCAAGTGCGGCATGTGGGTGGACGCCACCGTGGCCGCCGGCTTCCTGAGCGACCCCACCAGCAGCAAGATCGTGAACACGGTGGGCTTTGCCAACGCGCCGACCGGCCCCGGCACTCCGCGCGGCAGCCACTGGTACTGGAGCTGGAACCTGGCGATTCCCAAGAGCAGCAAGCAGGAGGACGCCGCCTTCAAGTTCATCACCTGGGCCACCAGCCAGGACTACATCGCGCTGGTCGCCAAGACCAAGGGCAGCTGGGCCTCGGTGCCGCCCGGCACCCGCACCAGCACCTACAACAACCCCGCCTACAAGAAGGCCGCCGGCGCCTTCAGCAGCCTGGTGCTGAACGCCATCAACACCGCCGACGTGACCAAGGCCACCAAGGACCCGGTGCCGTACACCGGCATCCAGTACGTCGCCATTCCCGAATTCCAGGCGCTCGGCACCCAGGTGGGCCAGTACATCGCCGGCGCCCTGAGCGGGCAGACCAGCATCGACCAGGCGCTGCAGCAGGCGCAGGCCGCCGCCACCAAGGTGGCCAAGGACGGCAAGTACCAGAAGTAA
- a CDS encoding LacI family DNA-binding transcriptional regulator, translating to MTSITDVAQLAGVSATTAKRALKEPDKLHPETLRRVQQAIQQLHYEPDLRAGALRGGQSRTVGLVIGSIVEPFFAQLARTLAREFRQGGYNLLISENEYQSETELGELRLLYGQRIDALVLRPGYGGHSREYLERLQARGVYILQVDYAIPGSPYGSVQLDNPGCMREGVRYLHDLGHERIAIIGTYDPVLHPELRSYTFPAAMQELGLTVRPEYQRVMFLTEDNAYRYTLDVMQLPEPPTALFALTGSSAAGMYRALRELGLRVPQDVSLLSFDNYSWTELVDPPIDVIEQPVDQMAQVAARLVLDALEHGPPATPPQVLLPGRLIRRGSCAAPRPTPALSR from the coding sequence GTGACCAGTATCACGGATGTGGCCCAGCTGGCCGGGGTCTCCGCCACCACCGCCAAGCGGGCGCTCAAGGAGCCAGACAAGCTGCACCCGGAGACGCTCCGTCGGGTTCAGCAGGCGATCCAGCAGCTGCACTACGAGCCGGACCTGCGGGCCGGCGCGCTGCGCGGGGGCCAGAGCCGCACGGTGGGGCTGGTGATTGGCAGCATCGTGGAGCCGTTCTTTGCCCAGCTGGCCCGCACCCTGGCCCGCGAGTTCCGGCAGGGCGGCTACAACCTGCTGATCAGCGAGAACGAGTACCAGTCCGAGACCGAACTCGGGGAATTGCGGCTGCTGTACGGCCAGCGCATCGACGCGCTGGTGCTGCGGCCCGGCTACGGCGGACACAGCCGGGAATACCTGGAACGTCTGCAGGCGCGTGGGGTGTACATCCTGCAGGTGGACTACGCCATCCCCGGCAGCCCCTACGGCTCGGTGCAGCTGGACAATCCCGGCTGCATGCGCGAGGGCGTGCGCTACCTGCACGATCTGGGCCACGAACGCATTGCGATTATCGGCACCTACGACCCGGTGCTGCACCCGGAACTGCGCAGCTACACCTTTCCGGCGGCCATGCAGGAGCTGGGCCTGACGGTGCGCCCCGAGTACCAGCGGGTGATGTTCCTGACCGAGGACAACGCCTACCGCTACACCCTGGACGTGATGCAGCTGCCGGAACCGCCCACCGCGTTGTTCGCCCTCACTGGCAGCAGCGCGGCGGGCATGTACCGGGCGCTGCGCGAACTGGGCCTGCGCGTGCCGCAGGACGTGTCGCTGCTGAGCTTCGACAACTACAGCTGGACCGAGCTGGTGGACCCGCCCATCGACGTGATCGAGCAGCCGGTGGACCAGATGGCGCAGGTGGCGGCCCGGCTGGTGCTCGACGCGCTGGAGCACGGCCCGCCCGCCACGCCGCCGCAGGTGCTGCTGCCGGGCCGCCTGATCCGGCGCGGCAGCTGCGCCGCCCCGCGCCCGACGCCCGCGCTGAGCCGCTGA
- a CDS encoding (4Fe-4S)-binding protein, with protein sequence MNPDPLLSGKLYATDHITVSYDAQRCRHVAECVRGLPQVFDPQRRPWIMAQLAGPEQLAEVVRRCPTGALHYTLASGEPEAPATPTTIAPQPDGPLLIRGDLRIQTPEGERPEVRAALCRCGASGNKPYCDGSHARIGWHSGEEPSASS encoded by the coding sequence ATGAACCCTGACCCCCTCCTCAGTGGCAAGCTGTATGCCACAGACCACATCACGGTGAGCTATGACGCCCAGCGCTGCCGGCACGTGGCCGAGTGCGTGCGCGGGCTGCCCCAGGTCTTTGATCCGCAGCGGCGGCCCTGGATCATGGCGCAGCTGGCCGGGCCGGAGCAGCTGGCGGAGGTGGTGCGCCGCTGCCCCACCGGCGCGCTGCACTACACCCTGGCCAGCGGGGAGCCGGAAGCGCCGGCCACGCCCACCACCATCGCGCCGCAGCCGGACGGCCCGCTGCTGATCCGGGGCGACCTGAGAATCCAGACCCCGGAGGGCGAGCGGCCAGAGGTGCGCGCGGCGCTGTGCCGCTGTGGAGCCAGCGGCAACAAGCCGTACTGCGACGGCTCGCATGCCCGCATCGGCTGGCACAGCGGCGAGGAGCCGTCCGCCTCCAGCTGA
- a CDS encoding thymidine phosphorylase codes for MTQSLHVPDLIQKKRDGGTHDAAELQALIQGYTAGQIPDYQVAAWLMAVYWRGMQPQETAALTQAMADSGDRLDLSSLPHTVDKHSTGGVGDKTSLVLTPMLAALGLTVAKMSGRGLAHTGGTIDKLESIPGWNPELSDEAFLRQAREVGLALVGQSRNLAPADGLLYALRDVTATVDCLPLIASSIMSKKLASGAQTIVLDVKVGAGAFMRTVEAGRELARAMVQIGQHAGRNVRAILTDMDTPLGHFAGNSLEVQEAIATLQGRGPADLHQLCVDLAVEALTAAGFPERARERAEATLQDGSALAKLRDFVAAQGGDPRSVDEPQRLDVAPDRSDLPAPAAGFLQAIDALSVGRAVLVLGGGRERKGEAIDHGVGVELLVKPGEAVTAGQPLVRLYHRGGRGLERARALLEAGLQIGEAAPAVPPLILDRVQ; via the coding sequence ATGACCCAGTCGCTGCACGTTCCCGACCTGATCCAGAAGAAACGCGACGGCGGTACCCACGACGCGGCCGAACTGCAGGCGCTGATCCAGGGCTACACCGCCGGCCAGATTCCCGACTACCAGGTGGCCGCCTGGCTGATGGCGGTGTACTGGCGCGGCATGCAGCCGCAGGAGACGGCCGCCCTGACCCAGGCGATGGCCGACAGCGGCGACCGGCTGGACCTCAGCTCGCTGCCCCACACGGTGGACAAACACTCCACTGGCGGGGTGGGCGACAAGACCAGCCTGGTGCTGACCCCGATGCTGGCGGCCCTGGGCCTGACGGTGGCCAAGATGAGCGGGCGCGGACTGGCGCACACCGGCGGCACCATCGACAAGCTGGAGAGCATTCCCGGCTGGAATCCGGAACTGTCGGACGAGGCGTTTCTGCGGCAGGCGCGGGAGGTGGGGCTGGCCCTGGTGGGGCAGAGCCGCAATCTCGCTCCCGCCGACGGCCTGCTGTACGCGCTGCGCGACGTGACCGCCACGGTAGACTGCCTGCCGCTGATCGCCAGCAGCATCATGTCCAAGAAACTGGCCAGCGGGGCGCAGACCATCGTGCTGGACGTGAAGGTGGGGGCCGGCGCCTTCATGCGGACGGTGGAGGCCGGGCGCGAACTGGCCCGCGCCATGGTCCAGATCGGGCAGCACGCCGGGCGCAACGTGCGCGCCATCCTGACCGACATGGACACGCCGCTGGGCCACTTCGCCGGCAACAGCCTGGAGGTGCAGGAGGCCATCGCCACGCTGCAGGGCCGCGGCCCGGCGGACCTGCACCAGCTGTGTGTGGATCTGGCCGTCGAGGCGCTCACAGCCGCCGGCTTCCCGGAGCGGGCGCGGGAGCGCGCTGAAGCCACCCTGCAGGACGGCTCGGCGCTGGCAAAACTCCGTGACTTCGTGGCGGCGCAGGGTGGCGACCCGCGCTCCGTTGACGAGCCGCAGCGCCTGGATGTGGCCCCGGACCGCTCGGACCTGCCAGCCCCGGCGGCCGGCTTTCTGCAGGCCATCGACGCGCTGAGCGTGGGCCGCGCGGTGCTGGTGCTGGGCGGTGGCCGCGAACGCAAGGGCGAAGCGATTGACCACGGGGTGGGCGTGGAACTGCTGGTCAAGCCGGGCGAGGCGGTCACGGCCGGTCAGCCGCTGGTGCGGCTGTATCACCGAGGTGGACGCGGCCTGGAACGGGCGCGCGCACTGCTAGAGGCGGGCCTGCAGATCGGTGAGGCCGCGCCCGCCGTGCCGCCGCTGATCCTGGACCGGGTGCAGTGA
- a CDS encoding LapA family protein: MRFNVNTVVLVLLVVLLIVLLIPGENRNTLTAGHTFTVPGLGTYQNVPFGTYALIGWLLTALLYTLINSFSRLRSQADNARILRDMEGLRANLDKAEGSRFAELHTYLDRRLNELQSQVTAQTGDVGSYTSRVDRVRDELAADIGELEHYLKRKLGE; encoded by the coding sequence ATGCGTTTCAATGTCAACACCGTGGTGCTGGTGCTGCTGGTGGTGCTGCTGATCGTGCTGCTGATTCCGGGGGAGAACCGCAACACCCTGACGGCCGGTCACACCTTCACCGTGCCGGGCCTGGGCACCTACCAGAACGTGCCGTTCGGCACCTACGCCCTGATCGGCTGGCTGCTGACCGCCCTGCTGTACACCCTGATCAACAGCTTCTCGCGGCTGCGCTCGCAGGCCGACAACGCCCGCATCCTGCGCGACATGGAAGGCCTGCGCGCCAACCTGGACAAGGCCGAGGGCAGCCGCTTCGCCGAGCTGCACACCTACCTGGACCGCCGCCTCAACGAGTTGCAGAGTCAGGTGACGGCTCAGACCGGCGACGTGGGCAGCTACACCAGCCGGGTGGACCGGGTGCGCGACGAACTGGCCGCCGATATCGGAGAGCTTGAACATTACCTCAAGCGCAAACTCGGCGAATAA
- the pyk gene encoding pyruvate kinase has translation MRHFDRATKIVATIGPASRDPEILGRMIDAGLNVVRMNFSHGSHDDHRETYQMVRDLAAKKGVTIGILQDLQGPKIRVGRFKDGPVTLAKDDKFIITMDDVEGDQTRVGSTYKGLAGDVYVGMDLLLDDGNMALRVEGVRGNDIHTVVTVGGVLKNNKGINVPQADLSVPALSDKDVEDMAFGAELGVDWVALSFVRSRDDLLLARHYLARYNSRAKLMAKIEKPQAVERFEDILKEVDGIMVARGDLGVEMRAEQVPVIQKRLIRACREVGKPVITATQMLESMVGLPRPTRAEASDVANAIFDGTDAVMLSAESAAGLYPVESVAMMDHIAREAEASPEYQLLQAQEIDTTLAQDAIAQAACNIGSGLAVSAIVSFTKTGGAATRVAKNRPKLPILALTPNQQTRNQLSLSWGVVPMLSEDPHDTDDMVRIANQELQQSGLADAGDRYVITAGVPFGVQGTTNMIRVERLKNPR, from the coding sequence ATGAGACACTTTGACCGCGCCACCAAGATCGTGGCCACCATCGGCCCGGCCAGCCGCGACCCGGAGATTCTGGGCCGCATGATCGACGCCGGACTGAACGTGGTCCGCATGAATTTCTCGCACGGTTCGCATGACGACCACCGTGAGACCTACCAGATGGTGCGCGACCTGGCGGCCAAGAAGGGCGTCACCATCGGCATCCTGCAGGACCTGCAGGGGCCCAAGATCCGGGTGGGCCGCTTCAAGGACGGCCCGGTCACGCTGGCCAAGGACGACAAGTTCATCATCACCATGGACGACGTGGAGGGCGACCAGACCCGGGTGGGCAGCACCTACAAGGGGCTGGCCGGCGACGTCTACGTGGGCATGGACCTGCTGCTGGACGACGGCAACATGGCGCTGCGGGTGGAGGGCGTGCGCGGCAACGACATCCATACCGTGGTGACGGTGGGCGGCGTGCTGAAGAACAACAAGGGCATCAACGTGCCGCAGGCGGACCTCTCGGTGCCGGCGCTGTCCGACAAGGACGTGGAGGACATGGCCTTCGGCGCGGAACTGGGCGTGGACTGGGTGGCGCTCAGCTTCGTGCGGTCGCGCGATGACCTGCTGCTGGCCCGCCACTACCTGGCCCGCTACAACTCACGCGCCAAGCTGATGGCCAAGATCGAGAAGCCGCAGGCGGTGGAGCGCTTCGAGGACATCCTGAAGGAAGTGGACGGCATCATGGTGGCGCGCGGCGACCTGGGCGTGGAGATGCGTGCCGAGCAGGTGCCGGTGATCCAGAAGCGCCTGATCCGGGCCTGCCGCGAGGTGGGCAAGCCGGTCATCACTGCCACCCAGATGCTCGAGAGCATGGTGGGCCTGCCGCGCCCCACCCGCGCCGAGGCGTCGGACGTGGCCAACGCCATCTTCGACGGCACCGACGCGGTGATGCTCAGCGCCGAGAGTGCGGCCGGGCTGTACCCGGTCGAGTCGGTGGCGATGATGGACCACATCGCCCGGGAGGCCGAGGCCAGCCCCGAGTATCAGCTGCTGCAGGCCCAGGAGATCGACACCACCCTGGCCCAGGACGCCATCGCGCAGGCCGCCTGCAACATCGGCAGCGGGCTGGCGGTGTCGGCCATCGTCAGCTTCACCAAGACCGGCGGCGCGGCCACCCGGGTGGCCAAGAACCGGCCCAAGCTGCCGATCCTGGCGCTGACCCCCAACCAGCAGACGCGCAACCAGCTGAGCCTCAGCTGGGGCGTGGTACCGATGCTCAGCGAGGATCCGCACGACACCGACGACATGGTGCGTATCGCCAATCAGGAGCTGCAGCAGAGCGGCCTGGCCGACGCGGGCGACCGCTACGTGATCACGGCGGGCGTGCCGTTCGGCGTGCAGGGCACCACCAACATGATTCGTGTGGAACGACTGAAGAATCCGCGCTGA
- the eno gene encoding phosphopyruvate hydratase — protein MKIETIVAREVLDSRGNPTVEAEVLLESGYTGRAIVPSGASTGSHEALELRDGGSRYLGKGVMKAVENVNTVIAPALEGMDASQQGLIDASMLELDGTPNKSRLGGNAILAVSLASARAAAEELGLPLYRYLGGANARTLPVPMMNVINGGAHADNSVDFQEFMVMPVGAPSFREALRYGAETFHALKKVLSGRGYNTNVGDEGGFAPDLGSNEEALEVLLEAIQKAGYEPGKDIMIALDPAVTELYKDGKYHLESEGRSLSSEEMVDFWADWASRYPIISIEDALAEDDWDGWKLVTDAIGGTVQLVGDDLFVTNPERLQRGISSGVGNAILVKVNQIGTLTESLQAIELAKRSRYGTIISHRSGESEDSFIADLAVATNAGQIKTGSASRSDRIAKYNQLLRIEDQLGAAAQFLGRAALNK, from the coding sequence ATGAAGATCGAAACCATCGTCGCCCGTGAAGTGCTGGACTCCCGTGGAAATCCCACCGTGGAGGCCGAAGTGTTGCTGGAGAGCGGCTACACCGGCCGCGCCATCGTGCCGAGCGGGGCCAGCACCGGCTCGCATGAGGCGCTGGAGCTGCGCGACGGCGGCAGCCGTTACCTGGGCAAGGGCGTGATGAAGGCGGTGGAGAATGTCAACACCGTGATCGCCCCGGCGCTGGAGGGCATGGACGCCAGCCAGCAGGGCCTGATTGACGCGTCGATGCTGGAACTCGACGGCACCCCCAACAAGAGCCGGCTGGGCGGCAACGCCATCCTGGCGGTCAGCCTGGCCAGCGCCCGCGCCGCCGCCGAGGAACTGGGCCTGCCGCTCTACCGCTACCTGGGCGGCGCCAACGCCCGTACCCTGCCGGTCCCGATGATGAACGTGATCAACGGCGGCGCCCACGCCGACAACAGCGTGGACTTCCAGGAATTCATGGTGATGCCGGTGGGTGCCCCCAGCTTCCGCGAGGCGCTGCGCTACGGCGCCGAGACCTTCCACGCGCTCAAGAAGGTGCTGTCGGGGCGCGGCTACAACACCAACGTCGGGGACGAGGGCGGGTTCGCCCCGGACCTGGGCAGCAACGAGGAAGCGCTGGAGGTGCTGCTGGAGGCGATCCAGAAGGCCGGCTACGAGCCGGGCAAGGACATCATGATCGCGCTGGACCCAGCCGTGACCGAGCTGTACAAAGACGGCAAGTACCACCTGGAGAGCGAGGGGCGCAGCCTCTCCAGCGAAGAAATGGTGGATTTCTGGGCCGATTGGGCCAGCCGCTACCCGATCATCAGCATCGAGGACGCGCTGGCCGAGGACGACTGGGACGGCTGGAAGCTCGTCACCGACGCCATCGGCGGCACGGTGCAGCTGGTGGGCGACGATCTGTTCGTGACCAACCCCGAGCGGCTGCAGCGCGGCATCAGCAGCGGGGTGGGCAACGCCATCCTGGTGAAGGTCAACCAGATCGGCACGCTGACCGAGTCGCTGCAGGCGATCGAACTCGCCAAGCGCAGCCGCTACGGCACCATCATCTCTCACCGCAGCGGCGAGTCGGAGGACAGCTTCATCGCTGACCTCGCGGTGGCCACCAACGCCGGCCAGATCAAGACCGGCAGCGCCAGCCGCAGCGACCGGATCGCCAAGTACAACCAGCTGCTGCGCATCGAGGACCAGCTAGGCGCCGCCGCGCAGTTCCTGGGCCGCGCCGCGCTGAACAAGTAA
- the dnaN gene encoding DNA polymerase III subunit beta, with translation MRAQVSKKTLSEGLGMLERVIPSRSSNPLLTSIKVDAGERGLTLSGTNLEIDLSCFVPAEVNDAASFVVPAHLFAQIVRNLGGELVELELSGAELAVRASGSDFKLQTGELDAYPELSFPSHADATLDAHELARSLSSVRYAASNEAFQAVFRGLKVEQHAEKARVVASDGFRLALREFGTPGEPRSLIVPARSADELVRVLRDGEVRLAFGEGMLGVTTDRVRMNVKLLDGDFPDYERVIPRDIKLRVKLPAAALKEAVSRVAVLADKNANNRVEFLVSEGTLRLAAEGDYGRAQDTLSVSQEGSEPALSLGFNAKYVLDALGPIDGEAELLFSGSTSPAMFRGSADTGYLAVVVPLRV, from the coding sequence ATGCGCGCGCAAGTCAGCAAGAAGACCCTGAGTGAAGGGCTGGGCATGCTGGAGAGAGTGATCCCCAGTCGGTCCAGCAATCCACTGCTCACCTCCATCAAGGTGGATGCCGGTGAGCGGGGTCTGACCCTCAGCGGCACCAACCTGGAAATCGACCTGAGCTGCTTTGTCCCTGCCGAAGTGAATGATGCCGCGTCCTTCGTGGTCCCCGCTCACCTGTTTGCCCAGATCGTGCGGAACCTGGGCGGAGAGCTGGTGGAACTGGAGCTGAGCGGCGCCGAACTGGCCGTGCGGGCCAGCGGCTCGGACTTCAAGCTGCAGACCGGCGAACTGGACGCTTATCCGGAGCTGAGCTTCCCCTCGCACGCCGACGCCACCCTGGATGCCCATGAACTGGCCCGCTCGCTGTCCAGCGTGCGCTACGCGGCCAGCAACGAGGCGTTTCAGGCGGTGTTCCGCGGGCTGAAGGTGGAGCAGCACGCCGAAAAGGCGCGGGTGGTGGCTTCCGACGGTTTCCGGCTGGCACTTCGTGAATTCGGCACGCCCGGTGAGCCGCGCAGCCTGATCGTGCCGGCCCGGAGCGCCGACGAACTGGTGCGGGTGCTGCGCGACGGCGAGGTGCGGCTGGCCTTCGGTGAGGGCATGCTGGGCGTCACGACCGATCGGGTCCGCATGAACGTCAAGCTGCTGGACGGCGACTTTCCGGACTACGAGCGGGTGATTCCGCGCGACATCAAGCTGCGTGTCAAGCTGCCGGCGGCGGCCCTGAAGGAGGCGGTGTCGCGGGTGGCGGTGCTGGCCGACAAGAACGCCAACAACCGCGTCGAGTTCCTGGTCAGCGAAGGCACGCTGCGGCTGGCGGCCGAGGGCGACTACGGCCGGGCACAGGACACGCTCAGCGTGAGCCAGGAGGGCTCTGAACCGGCCCTCAGCCTGGGCTTCAACGCCAAGTACGTGCTGGATGCGCTGGGCCCGATCGACGGTGAGGCCGAGCTGCTGTTCAGCGGCTCCACCAGCCCCGCCATGTTCCGCGGCAGCGCCGACACGGGGTATCTGGCGGTCGTGGTGCCGCTGCGGGTCTGA
- the dnaA gene encoding chromosomal replication initiator protein DnaA: MLGYVRKNISEVEYHTWFAPVRPLGVQQGSLVLGVRNSFAQEWFRKHYLELLEDALRSMGAQSPQVSFQVLPAVQDAMILPQDPPPRSPSSSNGRSSPERGERGSIPQGVTDSRKALNPKYIFENFVVGPNNNLAHAAALAVAESPGKAYNPLFIYGDVGLGKTHLMHAVGHYMAERYPDKRIEYVSTESFTNDLINAIRDDKMTQFRNRYRSVDLLLVDDIQFLAGKERTQEEFFHTFNALYENHKQIILSSDRPPKDIQTLEGRLRSRFEWGLITDIQSPEFETRVAILKMNAEHHRMNIPQEVLELIARQVTSNIRELEGALMRVVAFASLNNVPFSRAVAAKALSNVFAPQEVKVEMADVLRAVAGHYNIPPDAIRGSGRVREVVVPRQMAMYLIRELTGHSLPEIGGFFGRDHSTVMHAVQKVTEQLGRDSELTEAAAFLKRRLQGLEGDDSSV; this comes from the coding sequence GTGCTGGGTTACGTCCGCAAAAACATCTCGGAGGTGGAATACCACACCTGGTTCGCGCCGGTACGTCCGCTGGGCGTGCAGCAGGGGTCACTGGTGCTGGGCGTCCGCAATTCCTTCGCGCAGGAGTGGTTTCGCAAGCATTACCTGGAGCTGCTGGAGGACGCGCTCCGCTCAATGGGCGCGCAGAGTCCGCAGGTGAGCTTTCAGGTGCTGCCGGCCGTCCAGGACGCGATGATCCTGCCGCAGGACCCGCCGCCGCGCTCGCCGTCCAGCAGCAACGGCCGCAGCAGTCCGGAACGCGGCGAGCGCGGATCTATCCCGCAGGGCGTGACCGACAGCCGCAAGGCCCTGAACCCCAAGTACATCTTCGAGAACTTTGTGGTGGGGCCGAACAACAATCTGGCGCATGCGGCGGCGCTGGCGGTGGCGGAGAGTCCCGGCAAGGCTTACAACCCGCTGTTCATCTACGGGGACGTGGGCCTGGGCAAAACGCACCTGATGCACGCGGTGGGCCACTACATGGCCGAGCGCTACCCGGACAAGCGCATTGAGTACGTCTCCACCGAGAGTTTCACCAACGACCTGATCAATGCGATCCGCGATGACAAGATGACGCAGTTCCGCAACCGCTACCGTTCGGTGGATCTGCTGCTGGTGGACGACATTCAGTTTCTGGCCGGCAAGGAGCGCACCCAGGAGGAGTTTTTCCACACCTTCAACGCGCTCTACGAGAACCACAAACAGATCATCCTCAGCTCGGACCGGCCGCCCAAGGACATCCAGACGCTGGAGGGGCGGTTGCGCAGCCGGTTCGAGTGGGGGCTGATCACTGATATCCAGAGTCCTGAGTTCGAGACCCGGGTGGCGATCCTGAAGATGAACGCCGAGCATCACCGCATGAACATCCCGCAGGAGGTGCTGGAACTGATCGCGCGGCAGGTGACCAGCAACATCCGTGAGCTGGAGGGCGCGCTGATGCGGGTGGTGGCGTTTGCCAGCCTGAACAACGTGCCGTTCTCTCGGGCGGTGGCGGCCAAGGCACTCTCGAACGTCTTCGCTCCTCAAGAAGTCAAAGTCGAGATGGCCGACGTGCTGCGGGCGGTGGCGGGCCATTACAACATTCCACCCGACGCCATCCGCGGCTCCGGGCGGGTGCGCGAGGTGGTGGTGCCGCGCCAGATGGCCATGTACCTGATCCGCGAACTGACCGGACACTCCCTGCCGGAGATCGGCGGCTTCTTCGGGCGCGATCATTCGACGGTGATGCATGCGGTTCAGAAGGTCACCGAACAGCTCGGGCGAGACAGCGAATTGACGGAAGCGGCCGCCTTCCTGAAGCGGCGGCTGCAGGGGTTGGAAGGCGATGACAGCAGTGTCTGA
- a CDS encoding phosphatase PAP2 family protein: MTVWLRTHWRPLLALALLIVLPLLLLGSIAEDVHEREPFVWEAPLMVSFRGSAPGWFLAVARVLSTVGSAHVMLPFCVVLLLVLWRKSRTIATYFLISVGGAVLLNVLLKTFFVRARPHVVPWLWEEGDSSFPSGHSSMAAALVVTLTALLWRTPYRWASGLLGLIYVVLMGLSRIYLGVHYPTDVLGGWALGLAWAGGVALVLWPRLRRAQQHAATPGTFPHDPPIEAGPQSGGQTGS; this comes from the coding sequence ATGACCGTCTGGCTCCGCACCCACTGGCGACCGCTGCTGGCGCTCGCGCTGCTGATCGTGCTGCCGCTGCTGCTGCTGGGCAGCATTGCCGAGGACGTGCACGAGCGCGAACCGTTCGTGTGGGAGGCGCCGCTGATGGTGAGTTTCCGGGGCAGCGCGCCCGGCTGGTTCCTGGCGGTGGCGCGCGTGCTGAGCACGGTGGGCAGCGCCCACGTGATGCTGCCGTTCTGTGTGGTGCTGCTGCTGGTGCTGTGGCGCAAGTCGCGCACCATCGCCACCTACTTTCTGATCTCGGTGGGCGGCGCGGTGCTGCTCAACGTGCTGCTGAAGACCTTTTTCGTGCGCGCCCGACCGCACGTGGTGCCGTGGCTGTGGGAGGAGGGCGACAGCTCCTTTCCCAGCGGCCACAGCAGCATGGCCGCCGCCCTGGTGGTCACGCTGACCGCGCTGCTGTGGCGCACCCCCTACCGCTGGGCCAGCGGGCTGCTCGGGCTGATCTACGTAGTACTGATGGGCCTGTCGCGCATCTACCTGGGCGTGCACTATCCGACCGATGTGCTGGGCGGCTGGGCGCTGGGGCTGGCCTGGGCCGGCGGGGTGGCGCTGGTGCTGTGGCCCCGACTGCGGCGCGCCCAGCAGCACGCCGCGACCCCCGGCACCTTCCCCCACGACCCACCAATTGAGGCCGGGCCTCAGTCCGGAGGCCAGACCGGCAGCTGA